TGCTCAGTGCACAAAGTTCATTGTGTCTTGCAGTGACAAAGGGTACAAGTCACATAGCAACAGGCGAGATGGAGgtggccagcagctgctcctgactCAATTAATGACTTTTCCCTCTTAtgttcagaaaaacacaggtgTTTTCCACCTTTTATCCACATCATCCCTACCTAGCACCATGACccagcagctggcaggcagATCCTCGCAGCACGAGGTGAAATGTATTTGAGAAGATGCATGAACCTATAGACCcacttccctcttttcctcctgtccGCAGGATGCCAGTGCCCCTGTTCATGAGCATCCCTGTGAGAGCCAGACCCCCAAAGTTTTACCAAATgggaaatgcaaaaaataaacccaagaaGTACATCTACATAGTTTACTGTCTCTCAGCCACAGGGATTTCTGGGGTTAGTTGTAAGAgtaacaaataaaacatttccagggagtGATTTGGAAATTGACAGTGCTGCACAGGAATAACAACATATGCAGAAGGTGGGATCTGCCCAGGAATGACCcccaggcaaaaaaataaaaagggacaGTATTACAGCACTGAGTAATCTCAGCAGCTGAATTACACACAGACCACACCATTTAATGGGATTCCTATCTCCCAGGGAGACTTTGGTCCAGTCTTCCCCAATCTCCAAGCACAGATGGATCCCAGGTTGGGATGCCTAGGATGCTGTTTCCCCTCCCAGAAGCACCTGCCTTTTCTCCCCAAACCTGAGGGCAGCTCTCAAGATGATTTATTAACAGGGAATTATGTGTCTCCTGAAACCAATCCACAACACTCACATGCTTCTATACTTTTAGCTTGGGGTCAAACCTGCTGCCATAGGAAGGAACTGGGAGCTCCAGTTGGGGTTTGGTGTTGCTGTTGTTTGATATCAGGTAGAATAAAGAGCCAAAATCACCGGAGTGGTCTGGCTGCCACAGAGCTCCCTGTGAGCCATCTATTGAGCCACACTTCTTAGGCACCAAATTCCAAAGGTATCTGTGGCCCTGCAGAGGGAGGTTGTTTGCaggtgagctggagctgctgtgcttccTCATCTTCaaatttccagctgctgttaTGGAATGGCAGGGATGCAAATGGGAAGCAGCATTAACCCTCCAtgcactgccctgctcccatGGTCCTGTGTCCCAGAATTATTTAAATCCTGTTTCTCCAGCTTCAGAGTTCCTGCAGCCAGGATCCTGCTGTgaaggctctgcaggagctctcaCACTGGCCGAGCTGCACATTCCACTCTGTTTTCCTCCActcctctcctgttttcctgttaTTTGCTCTCAGATGTTATCACCATCAAGCAATAGCTCTGCCATCCCTCACAAACAGGTATTATCCAGCATCTGGATGGGAATTACAAATACAAAGTGCTTCAAAAATCCCACCAGCCACATTTTTCCAAGGCAATGAGTAACTGCAGTCCCTGCTCAAGTCCAGAGGAATCGAAATCAGGCCAAAACTCGCTTGTCACCACAATGCTGGAGAGGTCTGGCATTAGCCTCAATTCACAGATGGGGAACAGCCACTGAGAGGGAAAATCTGAGCCTCATGGATGCGAAAGGCTGGAGTAAGACATAAAAATGGAGTGAATGGCCTTAAACAAAGCAGCCTGATTTTCAGGAGCAACCAAAAGGATGGGAGCTGTGAGGGCTCCAGTGAGAGCGTGTAGACTCAGGCACTCCCATGGGAATTTCCCAGTGGGTGGCCCAGGGGAGTGTTAACAGgttgtccctgctgctcctgcctcctgttGCTTCCCAAGTGCTGCCTGTGGAATGCAAGGCTGGAGCTCACAGATGCTCTAAGGATGCACAGACACAACATGGAACCAGTTCAAAGTCCCACCACTACCTCCAGCTCTGCATCTCCCCAGCACATTTCCTGGTCTCCCATCATGGATGTTAAACCCAGGGACACTTAATGGAGACTCATTGAAGCATGGCTCTGTTTCTACATACTTTGGAGTCCCAACATAATGATTATTTTCTCACctcttttgcttctctctctgtgtctcctAGCAGAGATGGAAGCTAAGCCTGAAGTTGGAATGTTTATGCTCCACCAGACATGGCACAGGGAGATCCTGATCTTGCTGggcccctggcagcaggagcagcacaatGGACAGCACCAAACTCCCTGTGGAAGTGGAGCAGCAGGACCAAACTACTCAGAGCAAGCTGAATACTACATTCCTTGGAAACCATAGGGGGAATTTGGGAAGCAGACTGTAATTACCTGCCTTGGCCTGGGCCTAGAATGCAAGCACAGGCTCCTGCTCAAACCCAGCTCCTCACAAAAGCAACCCTTGGAGTAGTGGCCAGGATCTCACCAATGTGCCCTTGGTGAAAGACACCACCTCGgtgccccagtgctgctcttggtgctgctcctgcactttCCCAGGGCATAAACATCACTTCAAGAGGTACCGTGAAACCAAGTGTCCCTCAAAACTCCTGTCCCAGAAGAGGAGCAGCCAACCCCATTGTACTGCCAGGGAGGAAGCTCTGCCACCATCCCTGTGGGGACAATGCTGTCACACACCCCAAGACACAGCTCCGAGAATGGGAAGCAGGTTTAATTATGGAGACCATTGCACTTCCCAGAAGCGACGTCTGGAGGGAGCGTGCACAGGTGAGCCAGGCAGCTTGGAGCAGGTGGAAGCTGGAGGCACCACAGGCTTGTAAGAATGGAGCATCCAGCAGAACCACACTGGGATCCGATAGAGATCCGACCACAACTCTCATCTGGGTGAGGAGATGGCTCCATACTGAGCCTCGATCCCATTGATGCTGGGAGACACAACCAATTCATCAGCTTCCAGAACAGGGACTGTGACCTGGGGCTAGGGACAGTCAGTGACACTGGGGGGAACACCAAGGTGGGAGGCACATCCCAGCACCCTTGGgccagctccctgggcagaaAGGGTgtgagagctggaaaaaagcTGCTGTGTACAGGGAAGGGGCGCTGACACCATGGTTCATCTCAGGTCACCGCTGGTCCAATTGACAGCCAGGCAGAaccctgggctgtcccagaagcagcagcaggtctgaGGCAAAGATGAGGGGCCCCACACCTGCCCCAGCTGAGCCCCCATGTGCACAGGGGTGGTAGGGATTTAGGTGTCAGGAGTGAGGTGCTTGGATTGAGGTGGCATGTCGGGATTGGGGTGTCAGGAGAGGGGTGTTGGGGGTGAGGTGTCAGGATTGGGGTGCTGGGAGTAGGGTGTTATGAGTTGGGTGCTCAGACTGAGGTGTTGGGAGCAGGATGTCGGgagctgcctgtgtgtgcacaggtgTAAAGGTATGTGCGAGTGCTCATTCAGGCCAAgtcctgctttgctttctctgtccCACCACCCTGTCCCAGCCTTCCCAAAGGCTCCAGATCTGTAGGTAGATGTGAGAGCAGGGGGACCACAGTTCCCCCACACCAGCAAGCCCCCTGTGGCCCAGCTCACTCGGGACGCCCCTTCGTACCTTGCAGTCCGTCAGGCAGGATCTGACCGAGTACTCTTCCGATTGCAAGTACTTCTCCAGCAAGAGGTCGAACTCCTCGTATTTTTCCTGAGCGTGTTGGTCCAGCCGCTGGTACGCCTGGACGCAGCTGCTACAGGCCTCCCCGCCCAGAGCCCCGGCCGCCGCCACCACCAGGTCCACCATCAGGTTGTCCAGGCTGCAGTCCAGGCCGTCGGGGCCGGCCATCTCCCGCAGCAGGTCCCAGATCGTGTAAGTATCACAAAAGGAGAGGTTGAAGTTCCTGAAGTAAGCCTGCAGGAAGGTCCTTTTGGAGGAGGGCGAGGCGAAGAagggcgcggcggcggcggggggcgaGCGCAGGGGCGCGCCGGGGGCCCGCGGGCGCTGCGGGGCGAGCAGCCGGGCGCACGCCGAGTCCAGGTccccgcgggcggcggggcacggcccgccggggccgcggctcAGGTTGCCCAGCAGGGCCTCGcagctgccgccgccgccgccgcccgccggctCGGCCGCCAGCAGCGCCCGCggcccgcggccccgcggccgctcccgcGCCCGCAGCTTGGCCCCGGCGCAGAGCCACAGATGGTCGGAGAGGAGCACGGTGAAGAAGAGGAGCGAGGCGAGCGACAGGCGCCATTTCTGCGCCCGCTCGGGGTCGGCCACCGGCTTGTCGCTGCGGCGCGGCGCGCAGCACACGGCCCCGCCGGCGGCGCCCCCGCGGGGGGACATCCAGGCGCCGCGGATCATGCCGGGGGcgcgcgggcggcgggcgggcagcgccgcgctgccgccgctgTCACCTGCCCCGCGCCGTCGCCAtgcccgcgccgcccccgccgcgcgccgccgccgccgcccgccccggccccgggcatGCCCCGACCGCCCTCACTTGGCTTTCCGCTTGCCCCGGCGCGgtgccggggccgcgccgcgcccgccgccgccgcccggcctcATCGCCCTCAGTCTGTCGCCATCTTCGGCCGCGCCGCCAACACCTTGAGGAGCCGCGAGCGCTGCGCCTGCGCGCTGCCTCCGCTCCGCCGGCACcggccggcccggccgccgctgccggggTGCTGAAGGACAGTTCCGCTCCGCCGGGCCGGACCGGGCCAGGCCAGGCCGGGGCACCCTCGCACCCGCACacccgccgcagccccggcggCAGCTCCGCGCTCAGCCTCGTCCTCGTCCTCACCCCCACCCTGAGCGTCACCTGCACCCTCATCTACACCTCATCCGCACCCTCAGCCTGACCCTCTTCCTCATCCCTTCCCTCATCCTCACCGCCACTTCACCCCCACGGTCATCTTCACTCTCATCCTCACCTCACCTTTGCCATCATCTTCACACTTATACTCATCCTCATCCTAACCCTCATCTTCACTTGAATCCTCATTCTCACCTTACCTCCATGCTCACCCTCACGGACTGgtcccatcctcatccctggtGTCAACAGGACCCAGTAGAGAGGAAACAtgggggctccagcagcagccacacatACGGTGCTGTCccctgagagcagagcctggtgtCCCCTCACTGCCCACACGTCCTCAGCCCCACAAAGAGCCCCCAATGATTCCATTTCTGGGGTGTAGGAGCATCTGTGGATGATAGTGTATAGGGTTAAAActaaaatgatttctgcagctgcaaagctggggaatagaacctcagcttcactgcaaccaggatgtggctttcatgctattgttttaaccaaatcaagtataactttccctgggtaatcaggggggAAGGAGGATTGATTAGGACAgtttgtacttaggcctatgtatcttagaGATAAAGCTATCCTCTACTAGGttaggtgaaactgtacctaatcatcatatgatagatgatataattgtaatgattgttgaTAACTGAATGcgattattaccttaaaccagaatcgtgagaatcacaagggaagatatttaccaaaattcatgcttgggtgtatacaataaaacaatgggaggcttaatgattaacaca
This sequence is a window from Sylvia atricapilla isolate bSylAtr1 chromosome W, bSylAtr1.pri, whole genome shotgun sequence. Protein-coding genes within it:
- the LOC136373276 gene encoding NALCN channel auxiliary factor 2-like, with protein sequence MIRGAWMSPRGGAAGGAVCCAPRRSDKPVADPERAQKWRLSLASLLFFTVLLSDHLWLCAGAKLRARERPRGRGPRALLAAEPAGGGGGGSCEALLGNLSRGPGGPCPAARGDLDSACARLLAPQRPRAPGAPLRSPPAAAAPFFASPSSKRTFLQAYFRNFNLSFCDTYTIWDLLREMAGPDGLDCSLDNLMVDLVVAAAGALGGEACSSCVQAYQRLDQHAQEKYEEFDLLLEKYLQSEEYSVRSCLTDCKAVYKAWLCSEYFNVTQQQCRQRIPCKQYCLEVQTRCPFVLPDNDELIYGGLPGFICTGLLENQLPDEEAKCCEVQWDSCEHPPDSNEDTSPKSTASESLHFHRHDPHLHHQRQNHYHLYHHHQYHQPHSPLLLPVSSGSRLGSSRIRLCVLVLMLLHTMVSFSSVHGGAGGLGLEAPPALEESVARDE